In Erythrobacter sp. F6033, a single genomic region encodes these proteins:
- the pspA gene encoding phage shock protein PspA: MGIFSRTRDIIAANFNDMLDQADDPTKMIRMIILEMEETLVEVRASAARTIADQKEMHRHVIKLDKLQADWADKAQLALSKEREDLARAALVEKKKAVGMGDQLKAEIAVLDDALRAYEEDIAKLQHRLREARSRQTQIAARLESAENRVKLRTLMSNERTDDALARFDQLERRVDYAEGRAESLSIAEDSATPSLSDEIAALEGADAIDDELAEMKKALGKPASDNKD, encoded by the coding sequence ATGGGCATTTTTAGCCGCACCCGAGATATCATCGCTGCGAATTTCAACGACATGCTGGATCAGGCGGACGATCCGACCAAGATGATCCGCATGATTATCCTCGAAATGGAGGAGACACTGGTTGAAGTCCGGGCGAGCGCGGCGCGCACTATTGCAGATCAAAAAGAAATGCATCGCCACGTTATCAAGCTCGACAAGCTGCAAGCTGACTGGGCGGACAAAGCCCAGCTTGCGCTGAGCAAAGAGCGCGAAGATCTAGCTCGTGCCGCTTTGGTTGAGAAGAAAAAAGCCGTTGGCATGGGCGATCAGCTCAAAGCGGAAATCGCCGTTCTGGACGACGCCTTGCGCGCTTACGAGGAAGACATTGCAAAACTGCAGCACCGTCTGCGCGAAGCCCGCAGCCGCCAGACGCAGATCGCGGCGCGCCTTGAAAGCGCTGAGAACCGCGTGAAACTACGCACTTTGATGAGCAACGAGCGCACCGATGACGCGCTGGCCCGTTTCGACCAGCTCGAACGGCGGGTGGATTACGCCGAAGGCCGCGCAGAGTCGCTCTCAATCGCTGAAGACAGCGCGACACCGTCGCTCTCTGACGAAATCGCTGCGCTCGAAGGCGCGGACGCGATCGACGATGAGCTTGCAGAAATGAAGAAGGCGTTGGGCAAGCCCGCGTCAGACAACAAAGATTAA
- the pspF gene encoding phage shock protein operon transcriptional activator, whose protein sequence is MERENQFIGQSGAFLDAVERASRAAPMSRPVLVIGERGTGKELIAERLHRLSTRWDEPLVTMNCAALPETLIEAELFGHEAGAFTGATKARAGRFEEADKGTLFLDELGTLSMGAQERLLRAVEYGEVTRIGSSRPIRVDVRIVAATNDDLPALAESGEFRADLLDRLSFEVITLPPLRVREGDVGVLAQHFARRMAAELDWHQWPGFAPHVNEQLENYAWPGNVRELRNVVERAVYRWDDPAEPISHVQFDPFDSPWKPVSPSHRKSEPAVRSPADGQGAQPAGAGSLGVDLDHVDDLRAAVDMHERSIVQHALGKHRWNQRQTAKALGLSYDQLRHAIKKHGLMEEQAED, encoded by the coding sequence ATGGAGCGCGAAAATCAGTTTATCGGCCAATCCGGGGCATTCCTTGATGCGGTCGAAAGGGCGTCTCGCGCTGCCCCTATGAGCCGCCCAGTGCTCGTCATCGGTGAGCGCGGGACTGGCAAGGAATTGATCGCCGAACGGCTTCACCGTCTATCAACCCGTTGGGATGAGCCTCTCGTCACCATGAATTGCGCGGCGCTTCCTGAAACCCTGATCGAAGCCGAATTGTTCGGTCACGAAGCGGGGGCCTTTACAGGTGCTACCAAAGCGCGCGCCGGAAGGTTTGAAGAAGCCGACAAGGGCACTTTGTTTCTCGACGAACTGGGCACATTGTCGATGGGCGCGCAAGAGCGCCTGCTGAGGGCGGTGGAATATGGCGAAGTCACCCGGATTGGCTCTTCGCGTCCGATCCGCGTTGATGTCCGCATTGTGGCCGCAACCAATGATGATCTGCCCGCGCTGGCCGAAAGCGGTGAATTCCGGGCTGATCTGCTCGATCGGCTTAGCTTTGAAGTCATAACACTGCCGCCTCTGCGCGTTCGCGAAGGCGATGTCGGCGTTTTGGCTCAGCATTTTGCGCGGCGTATGGCGGCTGAATTGGATTGGCATCAATGGCCCGGCTTTGCGCCGCATGTGAACGAGCAACTGGAAAACTACGCCTGGCCCGGCAATGTCCGCGAGCTTCGCAATGTGGTGGAGCGTGCGGTCTATCGCTGGGACGATCCAGCCGAGCCGATCTCACATGTCCAATTCGACCCGTTTGACAGTCCGTGGAAGCCAGTTTCCCCATCGCATCGCAAATCCGAACCGGCTGTCAGGTCTCCAGCAGACGGGCAGGGCGCGCAACCGGCGGGTGCTGGCTCACTTGGTGTTGATCTTGACCATGTCGACGATTTGCGCGCCGCGGTGGATATGCACGAACGGTCAATTGTGCAGCACGCGCTGGGTAAGCACCGCTGGAACCAGCGCCAGACGGCAAAGGCGCTTGGACTGAGCTATGATCAGCTGCGCCATGCGATCAAGAAGCATGGCCTTATGGAAGAGCAAGCAGAGGATTAG
- the rimP gene encoding ribosome maturation protein RimP — protein MSDIARLTDLIEPEAAALGFELVRVKMMPSEAGDGGEALQIMAEDPATGQLIIEQCAELSRRVSDMIDAREEAGEVLIEGAYHLEVSSPGIDRPLTREKDFTNWAGHEARIVMTKGWSGDGAKGSGEQRVFKGELIGIDGDMVQIDAVNLGKVELPQSKIHAAKLVLTDALIAATKPIDTTGAEDIVEDTQEKADD, from the coding sequence ATGAGCGATATCGCGCGCCTTACTGACCTGATCGAACCGGAAGCTGCGGCTTTGGGTTTTGAACTGGTGCGCGTGAAGATGATGCCATCGGAGGCCGGTGACGGCGGTGAAGCGCTGCAGATCATGGCCGAAGACCCGGCAACGGGTCAGCTTATCATCGAACAATGCGCCGAGCTTTCGCGCCGCGTTTCCGATATGATCGACGCACGCGAAGAAGCGGGCGAAGTGCTGATCGAAGGTGCCTATCACCTCGAAGTGTCATCGCCAGGTATTGATCGTCCTTTGACCCGTGAAAAAGACTTCACGAATTGGGCAGGGCACGAAGCGCGCATCGTTATGACCAAAGGCTGGTCGGGTGACGGAGCCAAAGGTTCGGGCGAACAGCGCGTATTTAAAGGCGAGCTTATCGGCATCGATGGTGATATGGTGCAGATAGACGCCGTAAACTTGGGTAAGGTTGAACTTCCCCAGTCAAAAATTCACGCAGCCAAGCTTGTCCTGACGGATGCGCTGATCGCTGCAACCAAACCGATCGACACCACTGGTGCCGAAGACATTGTAGAAGACACTCAAGAAAAGGCAGACGACTGA
- the nusA gene encoding transcription termination factor NusA yields MASAISANKAELIAIANAVASEKMIDKSIVIEAMEEAIQKSARNRYGAENDIRAKLDPQTGDLTLWRVVEVVEEVEDYFKQVDLKQGQKLQEGAAIGDFIVDPLPPVDLGRIDAQSAKQVIFQKVRDAERERQFEEFKDRAGEVITGVIKSVEFGHVIVNLGRAEGVIRRDQQIPREAARVGERVRALITKVERNNRGPQIFLSRAAPDFMRKLFAQEVPEIYDGIIEIKAAARDPGSRAKIGVISHDSSIDPVGACVGMKGSRVQAVVQELQGEKIDIIPWSEDIATFIVNALQPATVARVVLDEDDGRIEVVVPDDQLSLAIGRRGQNVRLASQLTGNQIDIMTEEEASEKRSKEFAERSKMFEEELDVDETLSQLLVAEGFAMLEEVAYVDKAELAAIEGFDEDLAEELQSRALEAIERQEETHRIARRELGVEDDLATMPHLNEAMLVVLGKAGIKTLDDLADLATDELIAKKREAPRRRNNTDGPPMRRPQREQDKGGVLGEYGLTEEQGNEIIMAARAHWFEDEPDTQEAADADSTQ; encoded by the coding sequence ATGGCCAGTGCCATTTCCGCCAACAAGGCAGAACTTATCGCGATTGCAAACGCTGTTGCTTCGGAAAAGATGATCGACAAATCGATCGTTATCGAAGCGATGGAAGAAGCAATCCAGAAATCAGCCCGTAACCGTTACGGTGCCGAAAACGACATTCGTGCGAAGCTCGATCCGCAAACCGGCGATCTGACGCTGTGGCGCGTTGTCGAAGTGGTCGAGGAAGTTGAAGACTACTTCAAGCAGGTCGATCTGAAGCAGGGCCAGAAACTGCAAGAAGGCGCGGCCATCGGCGACTTTATCGTTGATCCACTGCCTCCAGTTGATCTGGGCCGCATCGATGCCCAGTCCGCAAAGCAGGTTATCTTCCAGAAAGTCCGTGATGCTGAGCGTGAGCGTCAGTTCGAAGAGTTCAAAGACCGCGCTGGTGAAGTTATCACCGGTGTGATCAAGTCGGTCGAATTTGGCCACGTGATCGTCAATCTTGGCCGCGCCGAAGGCGTTATTCGCCGCGATCAGCAAATTCCGCGTGAAGCCGCTCGTGTCGGCGAGCGTGTCCGCGCGCTCATCACCAAAGTGGAACGCAACAATCGCGGTCCGCAAATCTTCCTCTCACGCGCCGCGCCTGATTTCATGCGCAAGCTGTTCGCGCAGGAAGTGCCTGAAATTTACGATGGCATCATCGAAATCAAAGCCGCTGCTCGCGATCCGGGTTCACGCGCCAAGATCGGCGTGATCAGCCACGACAGCAGCATCGACCCGGTCGGCGCCTGCGTTGGTATGAAGGGTAGCCGCGTTCAGGCCGTCGTGCAGGAATTGCAGGGCGAAAAGATCGACATCATTCCATGGTCGGAAGATATCGCGACCTTTATCGTGAACGCCTTGCAGCCGGCAACGGTTGCCCGCGTTGTTCTCGACGAAGACGATGGCCGTATCGAAGTCGTTGTTCCGGATGATCAGCTTTCGCTGGCAATCGGTCGCCGCGGCCAGAACGTGCGTTTGGCCAGCCAGCTTACCGGCAACCAGATCGACATCATGACCGAGGAAGAAGCTTCCGAGAAGCGTTCCAAGGAATTCGCCGAGCGTTCGAAAATGTTCGAAGAAGAGCTCGACGTCGACGAAACGCTTTCGCAGCTGCTCGTGGCCGAAGGCTTCGCGATGCTCGAAGAAGTCGCCTATGTCGACAAGGCCGAACTGGCCGCGATCGAAGGCTTCGACGAGGACCTCGCCGAGGAACTTCAGAGCCGTGCTCTTGAAGCGATCGAGCGTCAGGAAGAAACCCACCGTATCGCCCGCCGCGAACTCGGCGTGGAAGATGATCTGGCGACCATGCCGCATCTCAACGAAGCTATGTTGGTTGTGCTTGGCAAAGCTGGCATCAAAACACTTGATGACTTGGCTGACCTCGCGACTGACGAACTTATCGCGAAGAAACGCGAAGCGCCTCGTCGCCGCAACAACACAGACGGCCCGCCGATGCGTCGTCCGCAGCGTGAACAGGACAAGGGCGGCGTGCTTGGTGAGTATGGCCTGACTGAAGAGCAGGGCAACGAAATCATTATGGCTGCCCGCGCACACTGGTTCGAAGACGAGCCTGACACTCAGGAGGCCGCCGATGCGGACTCCACACAATGA
- a CDS encoding DUF448 domain-containing protein, translating into MRTPHNERVSSDIAETPRSRQADKASGSERRCILSGETHPRESLVRLAISPDGLVLPDPGAKAPGRGAWIAPDRAALEAAIADGHFKRALMRAFKGGPANTDGERVTLSYSDDLPQQIEMALTRHLTDRLGLEMRAGNVVAGSSRIEEQARQARLGLLLHTSDSSEAGRKKLDQAWRVGAEIEGSGARGQVLPLDRDALSVALGRENVVHLGVSGRPEDLEGSKKARAANRVAQAVNRLVGFAGGADAVCDRPVSDEALAAPSGAGGDDRIDT; encoded by the coding sequence ATGCGGACTCCACACAATGAGCGCGTAAGTTCAGACATCGCTGAAACGCCCCGTTCCCGGCAAGCTGATAAAGCTTCCGGGAGCGAGCGGCGCTGCATTCTTTCAGGAGAGACGCATCCTCGCGAAAGCCTCGTGCGGCTTGCGATTTCTCCTGATGGTTTGGTCTTGCCCGATCCCGGTGCAAAGGCACCCGGACGAGGCGCATGGATCGCGCCAGACCGCGCTGCACTTGAAGCGGCGATCGCTGATGGCCATTTCAAACGGGCATTGATGCGCGCCTTCAAGGGCGGGCCGGCCAATACAGACGGAGAGCGCGTAACGCTTTCCTACTCCGATGATTTGCCGCAGCAGATCGAAATGGCACTGACCCGTCACCTGACAGACCGCCTTGGGCTGGAGATGCGCGCTGGCAACGTCGTGGCAGGATCGAGTCGGATCGAGGAACAGGCACGACAAGCCCGTCTCGGCCTATTGCTCCATACCAGCGACAGCAGCGAAGCTGGCCGCAAGAAACTGGACCAGGCCTGGCGCGTGGGAGCCGAAATCGAAGGGTCCGGAGCGCGCGGTCAGGTCTTACCACTGGACCGCGATGCGCTCTCTGTGGCATTGGGCCGCGAGAATGTCGTCCATTTGGGCGTTTCGGGGCGGCCTGAAGATTTGGAAGGTTCCAAAAAGGCCCGCGCGGCGAACCGCGTGGCACAGGCGGTAAATCGCCTAGTGGGATTTGCAGGCGGCGCAGATGCCGTTTGTGATCGGCCTGTTTCAGACGAAGCGCTAGCCGCGCCATCCGGCGCTGGCGGCGACGACAGAATTGATACGTGA
- the infB gene encoding translation initiation factor IF-2 gives MSDEPEKRTRKPLGLKRAVDAGEVKQTFSHGRTNKVAVEVKRRRKLLKPGETPPEPTPAPAPAPAPAPEPAAEKPAAKKPAKRAPAGETAQERVKRLQLEAEEQRLSQLADDRKREEQQAKKREEEEARQREDNKKAEADAEKRAAEEAKAAEQTEAMEAEAPAAAAAPVEEAKPAGRKFTPVARPEPKRPEKKKKEDKRAQKDTGGGSDKRRSGKLTVTKALNEDEGRRARSLAALKRAREKERRMQGGGSSKPREKQVRDVIVPEAITVGELAKRMGEKGADLVKELFNLDMMVTVNQTIDQETAELLVEQFGHNIEKVSEADIDIVAEEDVDPEETQKPRPPVVTIMGHVDHGKTSLLDALRGANVVKGEAGGITQHIGSYQITTKGKKKITFLDTPGHAAFTEMRQRGANVTDIVVLVVAADDGIMPQTIEAIKHTKAAGVPMIVAINKMDKPEADPNNIRSRLLEHEVIVESMSGEVQDVEISATKKTGLDELIEKIELQAELLELKARPDRDADATVIEAQLDKGRGPVATVLITRGTLKRGDTFVVGTQSGRVRAIVNDQGKQIKEAGPSMPVEVLGLGGVPSAGDQLTVVENEQRAREVAEYRQEKATEQRTALAPTSFDTMFNNLASDVIEWPVLVKADVQGSVEAIVTSLHNISTDDIKVRVLHAGVGAITESDVTLAAASNAPIIGFGVRPNAKARELVKRDGVRMMYYDVIYHLTEAVAKEMAGELGPERIETVVGRAAVQQVFKSGKRDKAAGLLVEEGVIRKGLFARLTREDVIVSATTIASLRRFKDDVDEVRSGLECGVVLEDTNDIQPGDQLEVFEVEERERTIEVG, from the coding sequence ATGAGCGACGAACCAGAAAAACGCACCCGTAAACCGCTAGGCCTCAAAAGGGCGGTCGATGCTGGCGAGGTCAAGCAGACCTTTAGCCACGGCCGCACCAACAAGGTTGCGGTTGAGGTGAAGCGCCGCCGCAAGCTCCTTAAGCCCGGCGAAACTCCGCCTGAGCCGACGCCTGCACCGGCCCCTGCGCCCGCACCGGCACCTGAACCCGCAGCTGAAAAGCCCGCGGCCAAGAAGCCTGCGAAACGCGCACCTGCCGGTGAAACCGCGCAGGAACGCGTGAAGCGCCTTCAACTCGAAGCGGAAGAGCAGCGCCTTTCCCAGCTTGCCGATGATCGCAAGCGTGAAGAGCAGCAGGCCAAAAAGCGTGAGGAAGAGGAAGCTCGCCAGCGCGAAGACAACAAGAAGGCCGAGGCAGACGCCGAAAAACGCGCTGCTGAAGAAGCGAAAGCGGCTGAGCAGACTGAGGCTATGGAAGCCGAAGCTCCCGCTGCTGCCGCTGCGCCAGTGGAAGAGGCCAAGCCGGCAGGACGCAAGTTCACTCCTGTCGCGCGTCCAGAGCCGAAGCGCCCTGAAAAGAAGAAGAAAGAGGACAAGCGCGCCCAAAAAGATACAGGCGGCGGCAGCGACAAGCGCCGCTCTGGCAAGCTGACCGTTACCAAAGCGCTGAACGAGGACGAAGGCCGCCGTGCCCGCAGCCTCGCCGCGCTGAAGCGTGCGCGTGAAAAAGAACGCCGTATGCAAGGCGGAGGCTCATCCAAGCCGCGCGAGAAACAGGTTCGCGATGTTATCGTTCCCGAAGCGATCACCGTTGGCGAGCTCGCCAAACGGATGGGCGAAAAGGGTGCGGACCTCGTCAAAGAGCTGTTCAACCTGGATATGATGGTCACCGTCAACCAGACGATTGATCAGGAAACCGCCGAACTGCTCGTCGAACAATTCGGCCACAATATCGAGAAGGTTTCTGAAGCCGATATCGACATTGTCGCTGAAGAAGATGTTGATCCGGAAGAGACGCAAAAACCGCGTCCACCGGTCGTCACCATCATGGGCCATGTCGACCACGGCAAAACCTCGCTGCTCGATGCCCTGCGCGGCGCCAATGTAGTCAAAGGCGAAGCGGGCGGTATCACGCAGCATATCGGCAGCTATCAGATCACAACCAAGGGCAAGAAGAAGATCACCTTCCTCGACACCCCGGGCCACGCCGCATTCACCGAAATGCGTCAACGCGGCGCGAATGTGACTGATATTGTTGTGCTGGTTGTGGCGGCGGATGACGGCATCATGCCGCAGACCATCGAAGCCATTAAGCACACCAAAGCGGCTGGCGTCCCGATGATCGTTGCTATTAACAAGATGGATAAGCCGGAAGCCGATCCGAACAATATCCGCAGCCGTTTGCTCGAACACGAAGTGATCGTGGAATCGATGTCGGGTGAAGTTCAGGATGTCGAAATTTCGGCGACCAAGAAAACCGGTCTTGATGAGCTGATTGAGAAGATCGAGCTGCAGGCTGAATTGCTTGAGCTGAAAGCACGCCCGGATCGCGATGCGGATGCGACTGTGATCGAAGCTCAGCTGGACAAGGGTCGCGGCCCTGTTGCGACTGTGCTCATCACACGCGGCACTCTGAAGCGCGGCGATACATTCGTCGTCGGCACGCAAAGCGGCCGTGTGCGTGCGATCGTCAATGATCAGGGTAAGCAGATCAAGGAAGCTGGCCCGTCCATGCCGGTCGAGGTCCTTGGCCTTGGCGGTGTGCCGTCGGCCGGCGATCAGCTGACCGTGGTCGAAAACGAACAGCGCGCCCGCGAAGTGGCCGAATATCGCCAGGAAAAGGCAACCGAACAGCGGACCGCCCTGGCCCCGACCAGCTTCGATACGATGTTCAACAATCTTGCATCGGATGTCATCGAATGGCCGGTTCTGGTCAAAGCTGACGTTCAGGGCTCGGTTGAGGCGATTGTTACCTCGCTGCACAACATTTCGACCGACGACATCAAAGTCCGCGTGCTGCACGCAGGCGTCGGCGCGATCACGGAAAGCGATGTTACGCTTGCCGCTGCATCGAATGCGCCGATTATCGGTTTCGGCGTGCGTCCAAACGCGAAAGCGCGCGAACTCGTCAAACGCGATGGCGTGCGGATGATGTATTACGATGTCATCTATCACCTGACCGAAGCGGTCGCGAAGGAAATGGCCGGCGAGCTTGGTCCGGAACGGATCGAAACCGTTGTTGGCCGTGCTGCGGTTCAACAGGTCTTCAAATCGGGCAAGCGCGACAAAGCGGCCGGTCTGCTGGTCGAAGAGGGCGTTATTCGCAAAGGCCTCTTCGCACGTCTCACGCGCGAAGATGTTATCGTTTCGGCGACAACCATCGCCTCGCTGCGGCGCTTTAAGGACGACGTGGACGAAGTCCGCTCAGGCCTCGAATGCGGCGTAGTGCTCGAAGACACGAACGATATTCAGCCGGGCGACCAGCTGGAAGTCTTCGAAGTTGAAGAGCGCGAACGGACGATTGAGGTGGGGTGA
- a CDS encoding PaaI family thioesterase, producing the protein MSWEDQIQAGAEGSPHSNLLGSEFVSFDEETLTATMQFTVKREMTTWRGGVQGGLVAGYLDDVMGYAYVAATGGEMAPLNLEISMSLIRLIPEGAKVIGKGRVVKAGRRVVFLEGELLAEDGTIYARSTSTAIPTPRPSPTETGMG; encoded by the coding sequence ATGAGCTGGGAAGACCAAATTCAGGCGGGGGCCGAAGGTTCGCCGCACTCAAACCTACTCGGTTCAGAATTCGTCTCCTTCGACGAGGAAACGCTGACTGCCACCATGCAGTTCACGGTCAAACGTGAAATGACCACATGGCGCGGCGGCGTGCAGGGCGGTTTGGTCGCCGGGTATCTCGATGATGTGATGGGCTATGCCTATGTCGCGGCCACTGGCGGCGAGATGGCACCGCTCAACCTCGAGATTTCCATGTCGCTGATCCGCTTGATCCCGGAGGGCGCCAAAGTGATTGGCAAGGGCAGGGTGGTGAAAGCCGGGCGGCGCGTTGTCTTTCTCGAAGGGGAGTTGTTGGCCGAGGACGGCACGATCTATGCCCGCTCTACTTCCACTGCGATCCCGACACCGCGTCCGTCGCCCACCGAAACGGGCATGGGCTGA
- a CDS encoding DUF1697 domain-containing protein yields MAKEQRRYLALLGSINIGGNRIKMVDLKAALEAAGFKDVSTVAASGNVILTDSRDAPTIEAELESTVQGTFGFKSCAMVRTEAEVRAAIDENPFHGIGPEHGSDKMVHSIFLNHQPEQASVDALIEEHKSKGSERLALGDRVLFLDYVHGVGVSDLSSKFLERRLGCKGTARNMNSLKNILSKMV; encoded by the coding sequence ATGGCCAAAGAACAGAGACGCTATCTGGCGCTGCTGGGCAGCATCAATATTGGCGGCAACCGGATCAAGATGGTTGATCTGAAAGCCGCGCTTGAAGCGGCGGGTTTCAAGGATGTTTCGACCGTCGCGGCAAGCGGCAATGTGATCCTGACCGACTCTCGCGATGCGCCGACCATTGAAGCCGAGCTCGAAAGCACTGTGCAAGGAACATTTGGTTTTAAATCCTGCGCGATGGTCCGCACCGAGGCGGAAGTCCGTGCTGCGATTGACGAAAACCCGTTCCATGGCATCGGGCCGGAGCACGGATCCGATAAGATGGTGCATTCAATCTTTCTGAACCATCAGCCTGAACAGGCGAGCGTTGATGCTCTGATCGAGGAACACAAATCAAAGGGCAGCGAGCGGCTTGCCTTGGGTGACCGCGTGCTGTTTCTCGACTATGTGCACGGCGTTGGTGTGTCCGATCTATCCAGCAAGTTTCTGGAGCGGAGGCTTGGCTGTAAGGGCACGGCTCGCAATATGAACTCGCTCAAGAATATCCTTTCAAAGATGGTGTAG
- the rbfA gene encoding 30S ribosome-binding factor RbfA, whose protein sequence is MARKDPFTAEQQSVRVLKVGERVRHILSELLARQEVHDEVVSASNISVTEVRLTPDLRNATAYVKPLLGASEDDVVQALRQNTAFLQREVAKRLGLKFAPKLKFRKDESFAEADRIEELLRDPKVARDLDDEDGEDA, encoded by the coding sequence ATGGCCCGCAAAGATCCCTTTACCGCCGAACAGCAATCGGTCCGCGTCCTGAAGGTGGGCGAGCGGGTGCGGCATATCCTGTCTGAACTTCTTGCGCGGCAGGAAGTGCATGATGAGGTTGTGAGTGCTTCGAACATTTCGGTTACAGAAGTTCGTCTCACGCCGGATCTGCGGAACGCCACCGCTTATGTGAAACCGCTATTGGGCGCGAGTGAAGACGATGTGGTGCAAGCGCTGCGCCAGAACACAGCGTTTCTTCAACGCGAAGTTGCCAAGCGGCTGGGCCTGAAATTCGCGCCCAAGCTTAAGTTCCGCAAGGATGAGAGCTTTGCCGAGGCGGATCGTATCGAAGAGCTGCTGCGCGATCCAAAGGTTGCGCGCGACCTTGATGATGAAGACGGTGAAGACGCCTAA
- a CDS encoding YceI family protein, translating into MRPKHLIFVPLLALAFAGNTSAPRNYSLDPGASELSAKVSFFGLSSKTMTIPKMRGKAVIVPDAPERAAIDVTFDTTSLTAPDETTLKRLRGDKFFWVEKYPTVRFVGKSLTLSSPTRGTVSGNLTARGVTKPQTLDVRFDSDPNKAGAREAVSFTATTTIDRRKYGMKSYQLVVGNNVKIKFRARMTPN; encoded by the coding sequence TTGCGACCAAAACACCTGATATTCGTGCCTCTTTTGGCATTGGCTTTTGCCGGTAACACCAGCGCGCCGCGCAATTACTCGCTGGACCCCGGCGCCAGCGAACTGAGCGCCAAAGTCTCGTTTTTCGGTCTGTCCAGCAAGACCATGACGATCCCCAAAATGCGGGGCAAGGCAGTCATTGTTCCCGATGCTCCTGAAAGAGCGGCTATCGACGTCACATTCGATACAACATCTTTAACCGCACCGGACGAGACCACGCTTAAACGGCTGCGCGGAGACAAGTTTTTCTGGGTCGAAAAGTATCCTACGGTTCGCTTCGTAGGCAAATCGCTCACGCTTTCCTCCCCAACCCGGGGGACAGTTTCAGGGAACCTCACCGCACGCGGCGTAACCAAGCCTCAAACGCTGGACGTAAGATTCGACAGCGATCCTAACAAAGCCGGCGCAAGAGAAGCCGTCAGTTTCACCGCGACCACGACAATTGACCGGCGCAAATACGGCATGAAAAGCTATCAGCTGGTCGTGGGCAACAATGTGAAGATTAAATTTCGCGCGCGGATGACACCGAATTAG